One genomic region from Gemmobacter aquarius encodes:
- the nuoI gene encoding NADH-quinone oxidoreductase subunit NuoI — MANIDWNRATKYFFLQDFFKGFALGMKYFFAPKTTLNYPHEKGPLSPRFRGEHALRRYPNGEERCIACKLCEAVCPAQAITIDAEPREDGSRRTTRYDIDMTKCIYCGFCQEACPVDAIVEGPNFEFSTETREELYYNKEKLLENGARWEAEIARNLELDAPYR, encoded by the coding sequence ATGGCGAACATCGACTGGAACCGCGCGACCAAGTATTTCTTCCTGCAGGACTTTTTCAAAGGGTTCGCGCTGGGGATGAAGTATTTCTTCGCGCCCAAGACCACGCTGAACTATCCGCATGAAAAGGGGCCGCTTAGCCCCCGTTTCCGTGGGGAACATGCGTTGCGCCGTTACCCGAACGGCGAGGAGCGGTGCATCGCCTGCAAGCTGTGCGAGGCGGTTTGCCCCGCGCAGGCGATCACCATCGATGCCGAACCTCGCGAGGACGGCAGCCGCCGCACCACGCGCTACGACATCGACATGACGAAGTGTATCTATTGTGGGTTCTGTCAGGAGGCCTGCCCGGTCGACGCCATCGTCGAGGGGCCGAACTTCGAGTTTTCAACCGAAACCCGCGAAGAGCTTTACTACAACAAGGAAAAGCTGCTCGAGAACGGTGCCCGTTGGGAAGCCGAGATCGCGCGCAACCTTGAGCTTGACGCGCCCTACCGGTGA
- a CDS encoding carboxymuconolactone decarboxylase family protein, whose protein sequence is MTDAFTKMMSQMMEQGQEMVRAFNPALENMQVKGFDQMFPTMSKDMMEMWFGKTFNREGLDAKTRLLVTLAALTVLGAQAEPQLKMTVRHALQAGATEREIAEVIWQMSMFGGLPAMQRALETAQAVFAEVKEKDA, encoded by the coding sequence ATGACCGACGCCTTTACCAAGATGATGAGCCAGATGATGGAGCAGGGGCAGGAAATGGTCCGCGCCTTCAATCCGGCGCTGGAAAATATGCAGGTGAAGGGGTTCGACCAGATGTTTCCGACCATGTCGAAGGACATGATGGAGATGTGGTTCGGCAAGACCTTCAACCGCGAGGGGCTGGACGCCAAGACGCGGCTGCTGGTGACGCTGGCCGCGCTGACGGTGCTGGGCGCGCAGGCCGAGCCGCAGTTGAAAATGACGGTGCGCCATGCCTTGCAGGCGGGGGCCACGGAACGCGAGATCGCGGAAGTGATCTGGCAGATGAGTATGTTCGGCGGCTTGCCCGCCATGCAAAGGGCGCTCGAGACCGCGCAAGCCGTCTTTGCCGAAGTTAAGGAGAAAGACGCATGA
- a CDS encoding NADH-quinone oxidoreductase subunit J, with translation MSVADYAFYAFASVMVVAAVLVTVSRNPVHSVLWLILAFLSASGLFVLLGAEFVAMLLIIVYVGAVAVLFLFVVMMLDIDFAELKGEMAKYMPLGLLVGVVILMQIALGIGAWVQADGAMGLRQAVAPDMTQIENTKALGLLVYDRYGFLFQLSGLILLVAMIGAILLTLRHRKDVKRQNVLQQMWRDPAVAMELKDVKPGQGL, from the coding sequence ATGAGCGTTGCAGATTACGCCTTTTACGCATTCGCCAGCGTCATGGTGGTGGCGGCGGTGCTGGTGACGGTAAGCCGCAACCCCGTGCATTCGGTGCTGTGGCTGATCCTTGCCTTCCTGTCGGCATCGGGGCTGTTCGTGCTGTTGGGGGCCGAGTTTGTGGCGATGCTGCTGATCATCGTCTATGTCGGCGCGGTGGCTGTGCTGTTCCTGTTCGTCGTGATGATGCTCGACATCGACTTTGCCGAGCTGAAGGGCGAGATGGCGAAATACATGCCGCTGGGCCTGCTGGTCGGGGTGGTGATCCTGATGCAGATCGCGCTGGGGATCGGCGCCTGGGTGCAGGCCGACGGGGCGATGGGGCTGCGGCAGGCGGTGGCGCCGGACATGACGCAGATCGAAAACACCAAGGCGTTGGGGCTGCTGGTCTATGACCGCTACGGGTTCTTGTTCCAGCTTTCGGGGCTGATCCTGCTGGTGGCGATGATCGGGGCGATTTTGCTGACGCTGCGGCACCGCAAGGACGTAAAGCGGCAGAACGTGCTGCAACAGATGTGGCGCGATCCGGCGGTGGCGATGGAGTTGAAGGACGTGAAACCGGGGCAGGGCTTGTAA
- the nuoK gene encoding NADH-quinone oxidoreductase subunit NuoK gives MVGLEHYLTVAAALFVIGIFGIFLNRKNVIVILMSIELILLAVNINFVAFSSYLGDLVGQVFTLFILTVAAAEAAIGLAILVVFFRNRGTIDVEDVNVMKG, from the coding sequence ATGGTTGGACTTGAACATTACCTGACAGTGGCGGCGGCGCTGTTCGTGATCGGGATCTTCGGGATATTCCTGAACCGCAAGAACGTGATCGTCATCCTGATGTCGATCGAGTTGATCCTGCTGGCGGTGAATATCAACTTCGTCGCCTTCTCGTCCTACCTCGGCGATCTGGTCGGGCAGGTGTTCACCCTGTTCATCCTGACCGTCGCCGCCGCCGAGGCCGCCATCGGCCTTGCCATCCTTGTCGTGTTCTTCCGCAACCGCGGGACGATCGACGTGGAAGACGTCAACGTGATGAAGGGCTAA
- the nuoL gene encoding NADH-quinone oxidoreductase subunit L, giving the protein MATIILFAPLIGALICGFGWRFIGERAGQVLTTGLVMLAALLSWIVFLSHDGVTQHITLMRWIESGSLATEWAIRVDRLTAIMLVVVNSVSALVHLYSFGYMAHDDNWSEDEPYRARFFAYLSFFTFAMLMLVTSDNLVQMFFGWEGVGVASYLLIGFYYKKPSANAAAIKAFVVNRVGDFGFALGIFALFFLTDSVSFDTVFAAAPALAQTNLTFLWGEWNAANLIGVLLFIGAMGKSAQLFLHTWLPDAMEGPTPVSALIHAATMVTAGVFLVCRMSPLYEFAPDAKTMIVVLGATTAFFAATVGLVQNDIKRVIAYSTCSQLGYMFVAAGVGVYSVAMFHLFTHAFFKAMLFLGAGSVIHATHHEQDMRNYGGLRKKIPFTFAAMMIGTLAITGVGIPLTHIGFAGFLSKDAVIESAWVGSGYAYVLLVAAAAMTSFYSWRLMFMTFYGESRAHGHAAHGHAAHGHDDHGHGHDDHGHGHHEPHESPKVMLIPLGVLALGAVFSGMIWYNSFFGDEAKMRAWFGMLPAAEHHAEAEAPEATAAETTAVETAATEETATEGEAAGHADAGAGWTQGGIFMGPENEVIHKAHEAPVLVKVSPFIAMVLGFLLAFQMYIRRPDLPAKLAANQRPLYLFLLNKWYFDEIYDFLFVRSAKALGRFLWKRGDGDVIDGSINGVALGVVPFFTRLAARAQSGYLFHYAFAMVLGIAALITWMTLWGGAN; this is encoded by the coding sequence ATGGCAACGATCATTCTTTTCGCGCCGCTGATCGGCGCGCTGATCTGCGGCTTTGGCTGGCGCTTCATCGGAGAGCGGGCGGGGCAGGTTCTGACCACCGGTCTGGTGATGCTGGCGGCGCTTCTGTCGTGGATCGTTTTCCTGAGCCATGACGGGGTTACGCAACACATCACCCTGATGCGCTGGATCGAGAGCGGGTCGCTTGCGACGGAATGGGCGATCCGCGTCGACCGCTTGACCGCGATCATGCTGGTGGTGGTGAACTCGGTTTCCGCATTGGTTCACCTGTACAGCTTTGGCTATATGGCGCATGACGACAACTGGTCGGAGGACGAGCCTTATCGGGCAAGGTTCTTTGCCTATCTGTCGTTCTTTACCTTTGCCATGCTGATGCTGGTGACCTCTGACAACCTTGTGCAGATGTTCTTTGGCTGGGAAGGCGTGGGGGTCGCATCGTACCTGCTGATCGGGTTCTATTACAAGAAGCCGAGCGCCAATGCCGCCGCGATCAAGGCTTTCGTCGTCAACCGCGTGGGGGATTTCGGCTTTGCGCTGGGGATTTTCGCGCTGTTCTTCCTGACGGATTCGGTGAGCTTCGACACGGTGTTTGCGGCTGCTCCGGCGCTGGCCCAGACCAACCTTACGTTTCTGTGGGGCGAGTGGAATGCCGCGAACCTGATCGGGGTGCTGCTGTTCATCGGCGCGATGGGCAAATCGGCGCAGCTGTTCCTGCACACGTGGTTGCCTGACGCGATGGAGGGGCCGACGCCCGTTTCGGCGCTGATCCATGCGGCGACGATGGTGACGGCGGGGGTGTTCCTTGTCTGCCGCATGTCGCCGCTTTACGAATTCGCGCCTGATGCGAAGACGATGATCGTGGTTCTGGGGGCGACGACGGCGTTCTTTGCCGCGACCGTGGGTCTGGTGCAGAACGACATCAAGCGGGTGATCGCCTATTCGACCTGTTCGCAGCTGGGCTATATGTTCGTGGCGGCGGGTGTGGGCGTCTATTCGGTCGCCATGTTCCACCTGTTCACGCATGCCTTCTTCAAGGCCATGCTGTTCCTTGGGGCGGGGTCGGTGATCCATGCCACGCATCACGAACAGGACATGCGGAATTACGGCGGTTTGCGAAAGAAGATCCCGTTCACCTTTGCCGCGATGATGATCGGGACGCTGGCGATTACCGGCGTGGGGATTCCGCTGACGCATATCGGCTTTGCGGGGTTCCTGTCGAAGGACGCGGTGATCGAAAGCGCGTGGGTCGGGTCGGGTTATGCCTATGTGCTGCTGGTTGCGGCGGCTGCGATGACGAGTTTCTATTCGTGGCGGCTGATGTTCATGACGTTTTACGGCGAAAGCCGGGCGCATGGGCACGCGGCGCACGGGCACGCGGCGCATGGGCATGACGATCATGGGCACGGGCATGACGACCACGGGCACGGGCACCACGAGCCGCATGAAAGCCCCAAGGTCATGCTGATCCCGCTGGGGGTGCTGGCGCTTGGCGCGGTGTTCTCGGGGATGATCTGGTACAACAGTTTCTTCGGCGACGAGGCCAAGATGCGGGCGTGGTTCGGGATGCTTCCCGCAGCCGAGCACCATGCCGAGGCCGAGGCCCCCGAAGCGACTGCTGCCGAGACAACCGCTGTCGAGACGGCAGCAACCGAAGAGACCGCAACCGAGGGCGAGGCCGCTGGCCATGCCGATGCGGGCGCGGGCTGGACGCAAGGCGGCATCTTCATGGGGCCGGAGAACGAGGTGATCCACAAGGCGCATGAGGCACCGGTGCTGGTGAAGGTATCGCCCTTCATCGCGATGGTGCTTGGCTTTTTGCTGGCTTTCCAGATGTACATCCGCCGCCCCGATCTGCCTGCCAAACTGGCGGCGAACCAGCGGCCGCTATACCTGTTCTTGTTGAACAAGTGGTATTTCGACGAGATCTACGACTTTCTATTCGTGCGCTCGGCCAAGGCGCTGGGGCGGTTCCTGTGGAAGCGCGGGGATGGCGACGTGATCGACGGGTCGATCAACGGGGTCGCTTTGGGTGTCGTGCCCTTCTTCACGCGCCTCGCGGCGCGGGCCCAGTCGGGCTATCTGTTCCACTATGCTTTTGCCATGGTTCTGGGCATTGCCGCCTTGATTACCTGGATGACGCTCTGGGGGGGCGCGAACTGA
- a CDS encoding NADH-quinone oxidoreductase subunit M, whose protein sequence is MDNLLSIITFVPAVAAAILALFLRGEDAAAQRNAKWLALLATSATFLISLFVLAGFDPANTGFQFVEEYDWILGLKYKMGVDGISVLFVMLTTFLMPITIAACWSVEVRVKEYMIAFLMLETLMLGVFCALDMVLFYLFFEAGLIPMFLIIGIWGGKERIYAAFKFFLYTFLGSVLMLVAMIAMYFDAGTTDIPTLLAHNFASDDMVVLGFHIVGGLQTLLFLAFFASFAVKMPMWPVHTWLPDAHVQAPTAGSVVLAAILLKMGGYGFLRFSLPMFPIASDLLAPLVFWMSAIAIVYTSLVALAQSDMKKLIAYSSVAHMGYVTMGIFTANQQGIDGAIFQMISHGFISGALFLCVGVIYDRMHTREIDAYGGLVNRMPAYALVFMFFTMANVGLPGTSGFIGEFLTLMGIFQVNTWVAAFATTGVILSAAYALWLYRRVVMGELVKEGLRSITDMTRREKAIFAPLIAMTLLLGVYPSLVTDIIGPSVGALISEHQAALPPVGDVALAQN, encoded by the coding sequence ATGGATAACCTCCTGTCGATCATCACTTTCGTTCCGGCGGTCGCGGCGGCGATCCTTGCCTTGTTCCTGCGGGGCGAGGATGCGGCGGCGCAGCGCAATGCCAAATGGCTGGCGCTGTTGGCCACCAGTGCCACGTTCCTGATCTCGCTTTTCGTGCTTGCGGGGTTCGATCCGGCAAACACGGGCTTTCAGTTCGTCGAGGAATATGACTGGATTCTGGGTCTGAAGTACAAGATGGGCGTGGACGGGATTTCGGTCCTGTTCGTGATGCTGACCACGTTCCTGATGCCGATCACCATCGCGGCCTGCTGGTCGGTCGAGGTGCGGGTCAAGGAATACATGATCGCGTTTCTGATGCTCGAGACGCTGATGCTGGGGGTGTTCTGCGCGCTGGACATGGTGCTGTTCTACCTGTTCTTCGAGGCCGGGCTTATCCCGATGTTCCTGATCATCGGCATCTGGGGGGGCAAGGAGCGCATCTATGCGGCGTTCAAGTTCTTCCTTTATACCTTCCTCGGGTCGGTGTTGATGCTGGTCGCGATGATCGCGATGTATTTCGACGCAGGCACGACCGATATACCGACGCTTCTGGCGCATAACTTTGCGTCTGATGACATGGTGGTTCTGGGCTTCCATATCGTCGGCGGGTTGCAGACGCTGCTGTTCCTGGCCTTTTTCGCGTCATTCGCGGTGAAGATGCCGATGTGGCCGGTGCATACGTGGCTGCCCGATGCCCACGTGCAGGCGCCGACCGCGGGGTCGGTGGTGCTGGCGGCGATCTTGCTGAAGATGGGCGGCTATGGCTTTTTGCGCTTCAGCCTGCCGATGTTCCCGATTGCGTCTGACCTGTTGGCGCCCTTGGTGTTCTGGATGTCGGCGATTGCCATTGTTTACACGTCGCTCGTCGCCTTGGCGCAGTCGGACATGAAGAAGCTGATCGCCTATTCTTCGGTGGCCCATATGGGTTACGTGACGATGGGGATTTTCACCGCGAACCAGCAGGGGATCGACGGCGCGATTTTCCAGATGATCAGCCACGGGTTCATTTCCGGCGCGTTGTTCCTGTGCGTGGGGGTGATCTATGACCGGATGCACACGCGCGAGATCGACGCCTATGGTGGCCTGGTGAACCGGATGCCCGCCTATGCGCTTGTGTTCATGTTCTTTACCATGGCCAACGTGGGCCTGCCGGGGACGAGCGGGTTCATCGGGGAATTCCTGACGCTGATGGGGATTTTCCAGGTGAATACGTGGGTTGCGGCTTTTGCGACCACGGGGGTTATCCTGTCGGCGGCCTATGCGCTGTGGCTTTACCGCCGTGTGGTGATGGGCGAGCTGGTGAAAGAGGGCTTGCGGTCAATCACCGATATGACCCGCCGCGAGAAGGCGATCTTTGCGCCGCTGATCGCCATGACCCTGCTTTTGGGCGTCTATCCGAGCCTTGTGACCGATATCATCGGGCCGAGCGTCGGGGCGCTGATTTCCGAACATCAAGCCGCGCTGCCGCCTGTGGGCGACGTGGCTTTGGCACAGAACTGA
- the nuoN gene encoding NADH-quinone oxidoreductase subunit NuoN, whose protein sequence is MTSADISTVLPELVLALFAMGALMFGVYTGKDKVAPLIAWATAGVFLALALWIGLGGEGERTAFGGLFVDDPFARFAKVTMLVSASAVLIIGQDYMVRRDLLRFEYPVLMVLSVIGMMVMVSAGDLMSLYMGLELQSLALYVLASVRRDSVKSTEAGLKYFVLGALSSGLLLYGASLVYGFAGTTQFAGILSTLNDGVPLGLLFGLVFMLAGLAFKVSAAPFHMWTPDVYEGSPTPVTAFFATAPKVAAICLLARLVHDAFGGIPADWSQVLAALSIASMFLGAVAAIGQKDIKRLMAYSSIAHMGFALMGLASGTAEGVTAMLVYMAIYVTMNVGTFAFILSMERDGRPVTDIASLNMFSKTEPLKALAVLVMMFSLAGVPPMVGFFGKFYVLKAAVDAGMTWLALAGAVASVIGAFYYLRIVFFMYFGKEGEGVESRMAPAQWAIMVAVAVIMVAGIVNLFGIQPMAAIAAEALVR, encoded by the coding sequence ATGACTTCCGCAGATATTTCGACCGTCCTGCCGGAACTGGTGCTGGCGTTGTTTGCCATGGGGGCGCTGATGTTCGGCGTCTATACCGGCAAGGACAAGGTGGCCCCGCTGATCGCCTGGGCGACGGCGGGGGTGTTTCTGGCGCTGGCCCTGTGGATCGGGTTGGGGGGCGAGGGGGAACGGACGGCCTTTGGCGGGCTGTTCGTGGATGACCCGTTCGCGCGCTTTGCCAAGGTGACGATGCTGGTGTCGGCATCTGCCGTGCTGATCATCGGGCAGGATTACATGGTGCGGCGGGATTTGCTGCGCTTTGAATATCCGGTGCTGATGGTGCTTTCTGTCATCGGCATGATGGTGATGGTTTCGGCGGGCGATCTGATGAGCCTTTACATGGGGCTCGAGTTGCAATCGCTGGCCTTGTATGTGCTGGCTTCGGTGCGGCGTGACAGCGTGAAATCGACCGAAGCGGGCCTGAAGTATTTCGTGTTGGGCGCGTTGTCGTCGGGCCTGCTGCTATACGGCGCTTCGCTGGTTTACGGCTTTGCAGGGACCACGCAGTTTGCGGGCATCCTGTCGACGCTGAACGATGGCGTGCCGCTGGGGCTGCTGTTCGGGCTGGTGTTCATGCTGGCGGGGCTGGCGTTCAAGGTTTCGGCGGCACCCTTCCACATGTGGACGCCGGACGTTTACGAAGGCTCGCCCACGCCGGTGACGGCCTTTTTTGCGACCGCGCCCAAGGTGGCGGCGATCTGTCTGCTCGCGCGGCTGGTGCATGATGCCTTTGGCGGAATTCCGGCCGATTGGAGCCAAGTGCTGGCGGCGCTGTCGATTGCGTCGATGTTCCTTGGCGCGGTGGCGGCCATCGGGCAGAAGGACATCAAGCGGCTGATGGCCTATTCGTCGATTGCCCATATGGGTTTTGCGCTGATGGGTCTGGCAAGCGGCACGGCCGAGGGCGTGACGGCGATGCTGGTCTATATGGCGATCTATGTGACCATGAACGTGGGCACATTCGCCTTTATCCTGTCGATGGAGCGGGACGGACGTCCGGTCACGGACATTGCCAGCCTCAACATGTTTTCGAAGACCGAGCCGTTGAAGGCGCTGGCCGTGCTGGTGATGATGTTCAGCCTTGCCGGTGTGCCGCCGATGGTGGGCTTTTTCGGCAAGTTCTATGTGCTTAAGGCGGCGGTCGATGCGGGGATGACATGGCTTGCGCTGGCAGGGGCAGTGGCCTCGGTCATCGGGGCGTTCTACTACCTTCGGATCGTGTTCTTCATGTATTTCGGCAAGGAAGGCGAGGGCGTGGAAAGCCGCATGGCGCCCGCGCAATGGGCGATCATGGTCGCGGTGGCGGTCATCATGGTGGCGGGGATCGTCAACCTGTTCGGCATCCAGCCGATGGCGGCGATCGCGGCGGAAGCCCTTGTCCGTTAA
- a CDS encoding biotin--[acetyl-CoA-carboxylase] ligase produces the protein MSVKAEWPAGVGRLVLPTVDSTNAEAQRLAPHVAGPVWILAGEQTAGRGRRARPWASPRGNFYATLLMQPKEGADVVALRSFAAALALREAFVAVTGLPDAFALKWPNDVLLNGGKVAGILLESGGAGQGVGYLAIGIGVNLIGAPEVSAVEAGAVPPVSLLAETGVRVAPEAFRDVLAPAFARWEAVLVTQGFAPLRAEWLAHAARLGEVIRARTGTLERQGVFETIDVTGALMLRQPQGTIAIPAADVFF, from the coding sequence TTGTCCGTTAAGGCCGAATGGCCGGCCGGTGTGGGCCGGCTGGTCCTGCCCACCGTCGACAGCACCAATGCCGAAGCGCAAAGGCTGGCCCCGCATGTTGCGGGGCCTGTCTGGATTTTGGCAGGCGAACAGACGGCGGGGCGGGGGCGGAGGGCGCGGCCCTGGGCGAGTCCGCGCGGGAATTTTTACGCCACGCTGCTGATGCAGCCGAAGGAAGGGGCCGATGTGGTCGCCTTGCGGTCCTTTGCCGCCGCGCTGGCGCTGCGCGAGGCCTTTGTGGCGGTTACGGGCCTGCCTGATGCCTTTGCGCTGAAATGGCCCAATGACGTGTTGCTGAATGGCGGCAAGGTTGCGGGGATCTTGCTGGAAAGTGGCGGGGCGGGGCAGGGCGTGGGGTATCTGGCCATCGGGATCGGGGTCAATCTGATCGGCGCGCCAGAAGTGTCGGCGGTCGAGGCGGGGGCGGTTCCGCCGGTTTCCTTGCTGGCTGAAACGGGGGTGCGGGTCGCGCCAGAAGCGTTTCGGGACGTGCTGGCGCCTGCATTCGCGCGGTGGGAGGCTGTGCTGGTGACGCAAGGTTTCGCGCCGCTGCGGGCCGAGTGGCTGGCCCATGCCGCGCGTCTGGGCGAGGTGATCCGTGCGCGCACCGGCACGCTGGAACGGCAGGGCGTGTTCGAGACCATCGACGTCACGGGGGCATTGATGCTGCGCCAGCCACAGGGCACCATCGCCATACCGGCGGCGGATGTGTTTTTCTGA
- a CDS encoding type III pantothenate kinase, translating to MLLAIDCGNTNTVFSIWDGARFIATWRIATDHTRTADEYHVWLSSLMMLTKTEATVTEAIISSTVPRVVFNLRVLCNRYFDCRPLVVGKPECRLPVAPRVDQGTTVGPDRLVNTVAAHDRHGGDLIVVDFGTATTFDVVDSDGAYIGGVIAPGVNLSLEALHMAAAALPHVDVSKPARAIGTNTVACMQSGVYWGYIGLVEGIVREVRKERDRPMKVIATGGLASLFAQDTALFDSVEDDLTMHGLVLVSRYNKELETA from the coding sequence ATGCTTCTGGCAATCGATTGCGGTAACACCAATACGGTGTTTTCGATCTGGGACGGGGCGCGTTTCATCGCCACATGGCGGATTGCGACCGACCACACGCGGACGGCGGATGAATACCACGTTTGGTTGTCGTCGCTGATGATGCTGACCAAGACCGAAGCCACGGTGACCGAGGCGATCATTTCCAGCACGGTGCCGCGCGTGGTGTTCAACCTGCGTGTGCTGTGCAACCGTTACTTTGATTGCCGCCCGCTGGTGGTGGGCAAGCCTGAATGCCGTTTGCCGGTTGCGCCTCGGGTCGATCAGGGCACGACCGTGGGGCCGGACCGGCTGGTGAACACGGTTGCCGCACATGACCGGCATGGCGGCGATCTGATCGTGGTGGATTTCGGCACGGCGACGACATTTGATGTGGTTGACAGCGACGGGGCCTATATCGGGGGCGTGATTGCGCCCGGTGTGAACCTGTCGCTCGAGGCGCTGCACATGGCTGCGGCGGCCTTGCCGCACGTGGATGTGTCCAAACCCGCCCGCGCGATCGGAACGAATACGGTGGCCTGTATGCAATCGGGTGTGTACTGGGGGTATATCGGGCTGGTCGAGGGCATCGTGCGCGAAGTGCGTAAAGAACGCGACCGTCCTATGAAAGTTATTGCGACGGGGGGCCTTGCTTCCCTGTTCGCCCAAGATACCGCGCTATTTGACAGCGTCGAGGATGACCTGACCATGCATGGTCTGGTTCTCGTCAGTCGCTACAACAAGGAACTGGAAACGGCATGA
- a CDS encoding ribonuclease J has product MSANRLIYLPLGGAGEIGMNCYVYGYGPAGKERLIVVDLGVTFPDMDTTPGVDLILPDTSWLEARLDRIEAIFITHAHEDHIGALGHLWPKLRVPVYARRFTAALGKLKLEEHGHPASAINVVATRPETVEAGPFRVQFVPVSHSIPESAALVIDTPAGRVVHSGDFKLDATPMVGEGWDDARFLEIAAERPVKALMCDSTNVFSLHAGRSEATIREPIRDLIKGHSGLVVATTFASNVARLKTLAEAARAADRTVCLMGRAMKRMVSVAQETGVLTDFPRTVSPEDAVEVPRGNLMLIVTGSQGERRAATAQLSRGKYLGMELKKGDLFLFSSKTIPGNEREVLKIVNNFSEMGVDVMDDNGGKYHVSGHANRPDLEHVHRLLLPDMLIPMHGEHRHLREHARIATEGGIVSSVVTNGMMIDITGDAPKVVDHIETGRMYLDGSVLIGAMDGVVRDRIRMALNGHVMVTVILDDENATLGDAWVEVRGVPERGRGGPLVDTLEEELNQFLDGAGKKLLRDDDKLDEALRRIVRQVGMEEVGKKPEVTVVVSRLMAE; this is encoded by the coding sequence ATGAGTGCGAACCGGCTGATCTATCTCCCCCTCGGCGGTGCCGGCGAGATCGGCATGAATTGTTATGTCTACGGCTACGGGCCTGCGGGCAAAGAGCGGCTGATCGTCGTCGATCTGGGCGTGACCTTTCCCGATATGGACACCACCCCCGGCGTCGATCTGATCCTGCCAGATACGAGCTGGCTGGAAGCGCGGCTCGACCGGATCGAGGCGATTTTCATCACCCACGCGCATGAGGACCATATCGGCGCGCTTGGCCATCTGTGGCCCAAGCTGCGTGTCCCGGTCTATGCGCGGCGGTTCACGGCGGCACTGGGCAAGCTGAAACTGGAAGAACACGGGCATCCGGCATCGGCGATCAACGTGGTCGCAACGCGGCCCGAGACGGTGGAAGCGGGGCCGTTCCGCGTGCAATTCGTGCCGGTCAGCCATTCGATCCCGGAAAGTGCGGCGCTGGTCATCGACACGCCTGCGGGTCGGGTGGTGCATTCGGGCGACTTCAAGCTGGATGCGACGCCGATGGTGGGCGAGGGTTGGGATGACGCGCGGTTCCTCGAGATCGCGGCAGAGCGGCCGGTGAAGGCGCTGATGTGCGATTCGACCAACGTGTTCTCGCTGCATGCGGGGCGGTCGGAAGCGACGATCCGCGAGCCGATTCGCGACCTGATCAAGGGGCATAGCGGGCTGGTGGTGGCGACGACATTCGCGTCGAACGTGGCGCGTTTGAAGACATTGGCCGAGGCCGCGCGGGCGGCTGACCGGACCGTTTGCCTGATGGGGCGGGCGATGAAGCGGATGGTGTCGGTGGCGCAGGAGACGGGGGTGCTGACCGACTTTCCGCGCACTGTTTCCCCCGAGGATGCGGTGGAAGTGCCGCGTGGCAACCTGATGCTGATCGTGACCGGATCGCAGGGTGAGCGGCGGGCGGCGACGGCGCAGCTTTCGCGCGGGAAATATCTGGGGATGGAGTTGAAGAAGGGGGACCTGTTCCTGTTCTCGTCCAAGACCATTCCGGGCAACGAGCGGGAAGTGTTGAAGATCGTCAACAATTTCTCGGAAATGGGCGTCGATGTCATGGATGACAACGGCGGCAAGTATCACGTTTCCGGTCATGCCAACCGGCCCGATCTGGAACATGTGCACCGGCTGCTGCTGCCCGACATGCTGATCCCGATGCATGGCGAGCACCGGCATTTGCGCGAACATGCGCGGATCGCGACCGAGGGCGGGATCGTGTCGAGTGTGGTGACCAACGGGATGATGATCGACATCACCGGCGATGCGCCCAAGGTGGTCGACCATATCGAGACGGGCCGGATGTATCTGGACGGGTCGGTTCTGATCGGCGCGATGGACGGCGTGGTGCGTGACCGTATCCGCATGGCGCTGAACGGGCATGTGATGGTGACGGTGATCCTCGACGACGAGAATGCGACGCTGGGGGATGCCTGGGTCGAAGTGCGCGGCGTGCCGGAACGGGGCCGCGGCGGGCCGCTGGTCGACACGCTTGAGGAGGAGCTTAACCAGTTCCTCGACGGTGCGGGCAAGAAACTTCTGCGCGACGACGACAAGCTGGATGAGGCGCTGCGCCGGATCGTGCGGCAGGTCGGCATGGAAGAGGTCGGCAAGAAGCCGGAAGTGACGGTTGTGGTGTCGCGGCTGATGGCCGAGTGA